One region of Syntrophobacter fumaroxidans MPOB genomic DNA includes:
- a CDS encoding protein kinase domain-containing protein, with protein MAYGDLFQSYLNRLEEARLYLEQGLGEGAGEIVKGILEDLEQSALSEEEKSDLRSRIEKQHGHIPEETAAGEPPSAPQGPAYGMAEPDQTFEYGLALMDGQFWDEAIREFKTAAAVGFRVMQCWELCGDCAGKLGKWDEAIRYYENIYADPAADEQLKRQILLKITKCSQNRKKNDVSSTIQARSEAVAAAAAGPAPPPKVAKPESETLSPSLSSLDQHSLDQLIGQHAASWNDSRNSFVAGEKHTYTISNLLHVGVTSLVMQVTDDDTGEMLAGQILSGPYGAGVDPAVLSRWARAQMMSNSQHIVRIHDIAQCEDRIFIIREHLPLSLVDIFNMGEVLPIPLAIGLSYQILEGIGDLHLHMGKDEEIRKIHHLDLRPSKILLHDDRFLVKICNGGLLSELERANPRAASLKHLPLPLLAYRAPEQFRPYLSRKKPPFFTDIYLFGALLYEMLTGIQAFSGSSIEEFEIQHCEQYPTPPKVWRPEIPEVMNEIIMNCLICDPMKRWRSATQISLTFEKSFSEWVGRGVERQYYELLDRLRSKI; from the coding sequence ATGGCCTACGGTGATTTGTTTCAATCCTACCTGAACCGCCTCGAAGAGGCGCGCCTGTATCTCGAACAGGGACTGGGGGAGGGCGCGGGGGAAATCGTCAAGGGCATCCTGGAGGATCTTGAGCAGAGCGCCCTGTCCGAGGAAGAGAAGAGTGATCTGCGGTCCAGGATCGAGAAGCAGCACGGACACATACCGGAAGAGACCGCCGCGGGAGAGCCGCCCTCCGCGCCGCAGGGCCCCGCTTACGGAATGGCCGAGCCCGATCAAACCTTCGAGTACGGTCTGGCGCTCATGGACGGCCAGTTCTGGGACGAAGCCATCCGTGAATTCAAGACCGCCGCCGCAGTCGGCTTTCGCGTCATGCAGTGTTGGGAGCTGTGCGGGGACTGCGCCGGGAAACTGGGCAAGTGGGATGAGGCCATCCGGTACTACGAGAACATCTACGCTGATCCCGCCGCCGATGAGCAGCTCAAACGGCAGATCCTGCTCAAAATCACCAAGTGCTCCCAGAATCGGAAGAAAAACGATGTCTCCTCGACGATCCAGGCTCGTTCCGAAGCCGTCGCCGCTGCCGCTGCGGGCCCGGCTCCACCCCCGAAGGTCGCCAAACCGGAATCGGAAACGCTTTCTCCTTCGTTGAGTTCCCTGGACCAGCATTCCCTGGACCAGCTCATCGGGCAGCACGCCGCCTCCTGGAACGATTCCCGGAACAGCTTCGTTGCCGGGGAGAAACACACCTATACCATTTCGAATCTGCTCCACGTGGGAGTCACTTCCCTGGTCATGCAGGTGACCGACGATGACACCGGTGAAATGCTGGCCGGGCAGATCCTGAGCGGGCCTTACGGCGCCGGCGTCGACCCCGCCGTGCTTTCTCGCTGGGCTCGGGCTCAAATGATGAGCAATTCGCAGCATATCGTGCGCATCCACGACATCGCCCAGTGCGAGGACCGCATCTTCATCATCAGGGAACACCTTCCGCTCTCCCTGGTCGATATCTTCAACATGGGGGAGGTGCTGCCGATCCCGCTGGCCATCGGATTGTCCTACCAGATCCTCGAGGGGATCGGCGACCTGCACCTGCATATGGGGAAGGATGAGGAGATCCGAAAAATCCACCACCTGGATCTGCGCCCGTCCAAGATACTCCTGCACGACGACCGGTTCCTGGTGAAAATCTGCAACGGCGGGCTGTTGAGCGAGCTCGAGCGGGCCAACCCGAGGGCGGCTTCGCTCAAGCACCTGCCGCTGCCGTTGCTCGCCTACCGTGCCCCGGAGCAGTTCCGTCCCTACCTGTCCCGGAAGAAACCGCCGTTTTTCACCGACATATACCTGTTCGGGGCGTTGCTCTACGAGATGCTGACCGGCATCCAGGCCTTCAGCGGATCGTCGATCGAAGAATTCGAAATCCAGCACTGCGAGCAGTATCCGACACCCCCGAAAGTGTGGAGGCCTGAAATTCCCGAAGTGATGAACGAAATCATCATGAACTGCCTGATCTGTGATCCGATGAAGCGTTGGCGAAGTGCAACCCAGATCTCTCTGACCTTCGAAAAGTCCTTTTCCGAATGGGTGGGACGCGGGGTGGAGCGTCAGTATTATGAGCTGCTCGATCGTCTCCGGTCCAAGATCTAG
- a CDS encoding DUF3303 domain-containing protein, translated as MLFLAIFSYSPEDRDDVIQRGMGTGTKHQGVEVKGEWFDISGHRVFRLFEADDEVHLAASVYAWTDLGIAEIIPVMETEKALKFLKRVGTK; from the coding sequence ATGTTATTTCTTGCCATTTTCAGCTATTCCCCTGAAGACCGGGACGACGTTATCCAGAGAGGCATGGGAACCGGTACCAAACACCAGGGTGTGGAAGTCAAGGGTGAATGGTTCGACATCTCCGGCCATCGGGTTTTCAGACTGTTCGAGGCCGACGACGAGGTCCACCTGGCGGCGTCCGTCTATGCCTGGACGGACCTCGGAATCGCCGAAATCATTCCCGTCATGGAAACGGAAAAGGCCCTGAAATTCCTCAAACGGGTCGGTACAAAGTAA